Proteins co-encoded in one Dasypus novemcinctus isolate mDasNov1 chromosome 18, mDasNov1.1.hap2, whole genome shotgun sequence genomic window:
- the PLEKHF1 gene encoding pleckstrin homology domain-containing family F member 1: MDHLANTEINSQRIAAVESCFGASGQPLALPGRVLLGEGVLTKECRKKAKPRIFFLFNDILVYGSIVLNKRKYRSQHIIPLEEVTLELLPETLQAKNRWMIKTAKKSFVVSAASVTERQEWIGHIEECVRRQLLATGCQPTTEHAAPWIPDKATDICMRCTQTRFSALTRRHHCRKCGFVVCAECSRERFLLPRLSPKPLRVCSLCYRELAAQKRQEEQEEQGRGLPGQPAHLAGAGGGASSGDDDDSDEDKSNDDWPSRVKFYASGVSWSSFHS; the protein is encoded by the coding sequence ATGGACCACCTGGCCAACACCGAGATCAACAGCCAGCGGATCGCAGCCGTGGAGAGCTGCTTCGGGGCGTCGGGACAGCCACTGGCCCTGCCAGGCCGGGTGCTGCTGGGCGAGGGTGTCCTGACCAAGGAGTGCCGCAAGAAGGCCAAGCCGCGgatcttcttcctcttcaatgACATCCTGGTATATGGCAGCATCGTGCTCAACAAGCGCAAGTACCGAAGCCAGCACATTATCCCACTGGAGGAGGTGACCCTCGAGCTGCTGCCCGAGACCCTGCAGGCCAAGAACCGCTGGATGATCAAGACAGCCAAGAAGTCCTTCGTGGTGTCCGCGGCCTCCGTGACAGAGCGCCAGGAGTGGATTGGCCACATCGAGGAGTGTGTGCGGCGGCAGCTGCTGGCCACGGGCTGCCAGCCCACCACGGAGCATGCGGCGCCCTGGATCCCCGACAAGGCCACGGACATCTGCATGCGCTGCACACAGACGCGCTTCTCAGCCCTGACGCGGCGCCACCACTGCCGCAAGTGTGGCTTTGTGGTCTGTGCCGAATGCTCGCGTGAGCGCTTCCTCCTGCCACGCCTTTCGCCCAAGCCCTTGCGTGTCTGCAGCCTCTGCTACCGGGAGCTGGCAGCCCAGAAGCGACAagaggagcaggaggagcagggcagggggctCCCGGGCCAGCCGGCCCACCTGGCTGGGGCTGGTGGTGGGGCGTCCAGTGGAGACGACGATGACTCAGATGAGGACAAGAGCAACGACGACTGGCCAAGCCGCGTGAAGTTCTACGCCTCGGGTGTCTCCTGGTCGTCCTTCCACAGCTGA